The genomic stretch ttattattattattattatgaacaccTCGAACTCATCACTCGTGAAGCATGTACCATTGTCGGTCACCACTGTCTAAAGCAAGCCGTGGATAGCAAAGGACTgatacaacgaataatgtaacaaaaacgaataatgtaacaattcttgcccccgaataatgtaacaattcttgcccccgaataatgtaacaattgttacattattcgtggcGAATGTAGCTTTTCCTTGAAATTGGTATCGAGATTTTCTCTATAAATACAATTCACAAGGAAACACAAGACTGATAATTATTGTGATGCACACAAATTCGTGCGTAATGATGCGAATGACCCTTCACTCAGTGAGGTCAAGAACAAAGGGTTTATAAGAGTGTCCAGGAGAaattatttttgctttcttaCATTCGAGGTTTTTCTTATCGGGAGACTCCAGAtataagaaatatttttttcttatgGGAGGAAAAACAAATGTCATCATATTTTTGGAAATGCATTGCATTATATGCCCGCAGGCAGGTGCATGAATGTGTATGTGATAATGAATATTTATGTTTGTAAATGTGCGTGCGAATTAATATGTGTATTTTAATGTGTTATTCCCGACTTGAAGTAGGGTTTGGGACATAGCACATGGTGGCCGCCATTATTAGCATCGGCTTTCCCATATGTGTGTGGGGCTTCAAACCTCCTGTTAAAATACACGTGGAAAAAACACTTTTGGACAGGAATTAAGATAAGTGTCGTCgcggttttgtttgcttgttttgggaTTTTTTCCGACATCAGGTCCAATCTTTTTCGTTCTGTAAcgtgttcttttctttgattCTATGTTCCTAAACCTTTATTCGTAACTAAAAATGTGTCTAGTTTCTAATGGAGTTCCATATCGATACACACCGACACATATTTTGCAAGCACAAGAAGAGTAATTGCTATCTGAGTGTAaatattcagaattatgtacaataCCAATGAATAATTATACAAATTAgattgttgtttgcttttttaagATAGaatttctgtttattgttttaccaatatttttgtttgttacaggAATAGAACAAAAGGTCAATGAAATCTATTTCTCTAACACAATACGAGCTATGTTAAATCTGCACTATGGGATTTACCCATTCTAACAACAGAATAGTTATGGAATGTAGTACGAAGGCTACCACAACGCAACAGTCTTAATCTTGCTTCTTTCATTAAACTGgtaacattgtttttgtacaaGCTCGAAAGCGAATTTATATTTCCAAAATAGTGGTGCAATAGGTTTTGTTAAGGATTATTCGGATCTGCAGGGAATTCGTGAAAAACGTTTGACAGCAAATGtgtgttgttaacccgtgatttgtaaaaacattttacaaatcacttcGAACcaaaaaccgcgatttgtaaaaatgtaaaaatgtaaaaatatcgcattccacaaagtaatgcatgccttttattattattaatttttcttgtttagagcctctacgctgagtggtgggagtggttttagatccacatcccattttggtgcaatcccattttgccgccgtcccattttttgccccatcccattttcgtgacatttcacaagccaagcgtcattttactaacatgtcataacaatagcgcgacatcccattttgacaccatatgccatttggccgccatgccgtttcaccgccattccatttcgcccccatcccattgtcgcgacatttcacaagccaagcgtcatttcaCTACAGTGTCATAACAATAgtgcgacatcccattttgacaccatcccatttggccgccatcccatttttgatttattcttcttgccaagcctcattatactactatactgcgttattcaactaggaagacattccgtttacgcgaaATCTCAtgtttgccacaatccaaaatgtcgatggcggcgaaatgggatgacggcaaaacggcatggcgacaaaatggaatgtggcgctaatggtatgacacggtggtaaaatgacacttggcctctgaaatgtcgcgaaaatgggatgggggcgaaataaGATAACGGTGAAACGGGATtacgccaaaatgggatgtggagctaatggtacatgacacggtggtaaaatgacacttggcccgtaaaatgtcgcgaaaatgggatgggggcgaaatgggctaacggcgaaacgggattgcgccaaaatgggatgtggagctaatggtacatgatatggtggtaaaataacacttggcctgtgaaatgtcgcgaaatgggatgggggtgaaatgggataacggcgaaacgggactaatagatcccttgactttggcgTAGAGCGACTCTGTTACCGcttgctttccactgggaggaagcgacccgaatttccaagcgatgggacaaaaaagtaattaaaaaaaaatttctcaATAGATCCCTTCACTTTGGAGATGATGAGTTAATTATCGGGCGCATTTAcatgatttgtaaaacattttacatttttacaaatcacggttTAACATGTGTGCCCAAAGTGGGTATCTGATTGGCTGCGGGCCTGGGTGCACGAAGCGAGCGTTCTGATGGGCTGTTATGACGGTTGGCCcggagagatgatgatgataattagttttaacgtcctcttagaaccatttggcctatcttgggacaggtagagttaatatgcattatgtggggacaagacactggacaaacatgcaaacagagaacacatatgatcgtgttaatgcatgttatatatctggaaatctgttgttgcgatatttcaaaatggggatggaagtaatgattgtgtacgcggaatgtggttggactggagcggttttgtaggcttatttgctttttatgtatatagaatatgtttatatttgtggctgaataataatacaaaattacaaaattaaatttaaaaaagccCGAAAAGAGAGaacgaggggagagagaaagagggagtggggggtaggggtggagggggaggggggtagaatCAGAGTATAACGgagtgtgtctatctgtctgtgcatgtttgCGAGTGGCGTCACTGATTCTGCAAATAGCGTGCATGCCATGTGAGTGACATGTGATTTTTTAGAGTGGATGCTAACCCTAACCCGAGACTGTATTATGAGCTATTTTACACTTTATCTAATCTAAGTCTAACTTTTTCTAAGTTGAAAAAAGGGCTAcccccgaataatgtaacaattgtttgttacattattcgttgtatcAAAGGACTGCCCCTATTTATCGATGGTGGCTGTTGAAGTAGCTTTCTCCTGCGTGACCGCCGCAAATAttaaactcccccccccccccctctgctttTACTCTTTTTGTAGTAATTATCTGTTTTCATGCCAGAACATCCACCATAAAGGCCATCCCCTCTTCATCGTGGTATGGTGATGAAACAGAACCAAGCTATGACGTCGGAAGAAAATCGCTGAAATCTCACTGTCCCTAAAATGTGGGGGTGATTTTCTCATTGTGAGCATTGTGAGAAGTATTCTGGTAGGGTTCTCCCTTGGCGGACAGGTTGGTTGCTGGCTAACGGGGCTCTGGTGAAGACGGAGGTGTGCTGGACAGTACCGATGTGACGGCACAGAGGCCAAAGGACACAGTTAAGCGGTCGTCTCAGCAACCTCCAaacgggtagactggactcgtcaaccctggcaggtaaccagtctaggagaagggaAACTCCGAAAGAGAACCACGGGCAGACCAAGCTCAACAGCCCAGGAAGGCAATTGGTCTAGGGGAAGGACCCCTGACCAACGTCCAAGGCCGAAGTCGGAGATGCGGGACCCCCTgggtgccaaaaagcgctgcatcACGCAAATCACAAAAAGAATAGtaaacgacgaagaagaagaagaatgccaGAACATGCCTGTGGTAAATGTCGTCGTCCTCTCCTCCCCAGCCGAAAAACAGGTTGGAGTGACCGTTGACCTTCAGCAGCTGTTCCAAGGACAATGCGTACACCCCTCCGGAATAACGTGGGTAGGGAAGTCTGCCGCAACAGAAAACAGCATcgtttttaaaaataaaaacaaaaattagacTGCCAGCTCTCCAACATTCggaatcaaacaagtcgcgtgaagcgatataaaaacattcagtcaagatcaacatcacaaaccaatcatcgccgaaactacattcagatagtctccattaaccataccaaagaccgagacgggtcacgctcgccgccgcgaaggactcgtccgtagtacttactgaacccaTTTTcatcattctgagcacatttttagagtaaacatgacatatctatatatttttgaattcaggagaagatgatgaatacaatgcaatcaattctaatctgtttctgaaaattcgattttaatgacaacttttatGAGCAAACTGATTAACGAATTTTTAAGCTTCAATTGGGTTTGATTGTTAATGGTGTTGATATTATGCCCGGTTATAACTCTGATCATTCGCCTAGCTGTGTCTTTATGTTTTAATACTGACATTGTTAAACGACACATACCACTTTGGAAGTTTAACAATTCACTGTTACGGGATTTAACATTTGTTAGATTGGTTAAACTCTACACTAATCGCCataaaaaactaaacacatacatttagctgtagaacttcgtgatgcggccagttatagtAACACCAAGTATATTGTCAGAAAGGTAATTTATCCCCCTACGGTTTGAAATGAAgagttttatttttcatcaattaGTTTTTATGCAGTGTACCGTAGACCTAGGACACCctccaaaatcaaattcgcaaaagtaTATTTGCCGGaactaaaatacacaaaaaatcaaaataagcaagAGTGACCCCGTTTTTGATCGCAAATTGAAGAACAACTAATTTTATACCCACACAAATTGATTTggtgcctagcagtgttgttttgccattttgaagaaagacaggtgtcagcctcgtcagaagTCGTAAAAGGCCTGTTTTGGTGTCATTTCTTGTGGGCTATGTGGGTAAAAACCCTGTTGTTTTGGAATGGCTTATTGTATTgcttttaaatttgacatgagtattGATAACACAAGTGCTAAACAGTGTGTAAAATATGGCGTTTTGATGAGTTGTTTTGACGTACTGGAACTTTTCAGAAAAGTTTGATTAAATTGTAATAACTTTTTACAGTATTGATGCAAAGATGCAGCATTTTGCACACTTCAACACAAATGAATATTACAATTGGGAATCAATTTtggtacaaaagcaacaacgcgcTTGGGTGGTATGGAAATGTGAACGCGAAACAACAGTTACAaaaaacaggtcttccaacatcaaaaccaAGTTCAGCGCAGCATACTTAACTGGCACGTCACTCATAACGATAAAAAGcgtgccagttcagtctgctgTGCTGGACTTTTTAAGTTCTTTTTTTAAAGATGTCTGTTCTTTTCTAATAATATTTGTGAATTGTGGTTTTGAAAAGGGAGAGATGTCTGATACGGAGAGACAGGGAGTTATTACCTGTATACCGAAGGAAGGAAAAGATAAAAGCCTTTTTGAAAAACTGGCGACCCATTACGCTGCTGAATGTAGTATATAAGATTGCTTCATCTTGCATTGCCGAACGGTTGAAGTCTGTTCTACCAAATTGTATCCATGAGGACCAGACAGGCTTTCTAAAAGGAAGGTATATTGGCCAAAACATACGGTTGTTATATGATACTCTCTTTTATGTGAATAAGCATAACATACGTGGCCTCTTAATGTGCATTGATTTTGAAAAAGCCTTCGACAGCGTCTCTTGGTCTTTCATCAATACATGCTTGTGTAAATTCAACTTTGGCGATGATATTAAAAGAtggattttttctttttataataATGTACTTGTGAATGGTAAATATTCAAGTTGGTTTGATGTACGAAGAGGTACCAGACAAGGCAATCCACTGTCCccttatttatatctaataTGTGCCGAATTTGTGTCTATTATGATTCGCCAGAGTAAAGGTATAAAAGGTATACAAGTGGCGGATGATGAAATATTAATATCTCAGTTTGCAGACGATACCTCCCTTTTTCTAGATGGTTCAAAACAATCCCTTTGTGGATGTATACAAGTTTTAATGCAATTTGCTCTAATATCTGGTCTGAATATAAACTATGAGAAAACCACAACAATCTGGATTGGCTCACATAACAACTGTAACATCAAATTCATGCCAGAAATTAAGCTCAGTTGGAACCCTGTAACATTTAAAGAACTGGCACGCTTTTTATCGCTATGAATGAcgtgccagttcagtctgctgTGCTGGAtttggttttgatgttggaagacctgtttttcgtaactgttgtttcgcgttcacatttccataccacccaagcgcgttgttgtttttgtaccaAAATTGATTCCCAATTGTAATATTCATTTGTGTTGAAGTGTGCAAAATGCTAAATTTGTGCAACCATACTGTAAAAGGTTATTACAATTTAATCAAACTTTTCTGAAAAGTTCCAGTACGTCAAAGCAACTCATCAAAAcgccatgatattttacacactgTTTAGCATTTGTGTTATCaatactcatgtcaaatttaaaagcAATACAATAAGCCATTCCAAAACAACAGGGTTTTTACCCACATAGCCCACAAGAAATGACGCCAAAACAGGCCTTTTACGACTTCTGACAGGCTGACACCTGTCtttcttcaaaatggcaaaacaacactgctaggtacaacagctgaaccaaatcaatttgtgtgggtataaaatgagttgttcttcaatttgagatcaaaaacggggtcactcttgcttattttgattttgtgtgtattttattGTCTGCAAATTTGCTTTGGCGAATtagattttggggggtgtcctaggtctccggtacactgcataaaAACTAATTGATGAAAAATGACACTCTTTGTTTTAAACGGTAGGGGAAGGCATTACCTTTCTgacaatatacttggttttactataactggccgcatcacaacgttctacagctaaatgtatgtgtttagtttttaATGACGATTAGTGTAGAGTATTATATAGAATCTTGCCCACCCAACCCTTGTTATTTTCCATGAACATTTCTGATTCACCccagtgttgtttttgtcaacACGAGGAAAAAACCTTGGAACACTTGTTTTGGCATTGTACTAGTGTTCAGCTTTTTTGGTCTGATTTCATAGAATGGTTAAGTATTGCATTTTGTACATTGCGTTAATTTGAAACTCTCAAAAGAACTTATTATTTTAGGACATTTGCATAATGTCTACACCGATGTCGTTTTGGATCtgtttattctccttgccaaaGTATGTATATTTAGAGCTAAGTTGAATAAGATTGCCCCAATACttaatttttgtgtgaaaatggtAAAACACAGATTTTTGATTGAAAAGTACAACTCTAGTATAAATGAtaattatggtaaatttgaaaGAGACTGGTGTTTATataaacacttttttcattgatgttttacaccccccgcgggttaggtggagtcccatattggttgggactagaaagaatttacccgatgctacccagcatgtcgtaagaggcgactaacggttctgtttcttctcttcttttgtcttatttctgccttaccagtcctttcacctatatttccttccaagaaaactctccctactattccctgcagttttccaattcttttcttgttgtcttatttctacctgactggatccatcacctttatttcacttaccaaaagtcttcttttccacatccttatttctctgcaccccgcatgtcgtaagaggcgactagcggattctgtttctccttttacccttgttaagtggttcttgtatagaatatagtcaatgtttgtaaagattttagtcaagcagtatgtaagaaatgtttagtcctttgtactggaaacttgcattctcccagtaaggtcatatattgtactacgttgcaagcccctggagcaattttttgattagtgcttttgtgaacaagaaacacttaacaagtggctctatcccatctccccccccccctttcccctatcccatctcccccctttccctcgtcgcgatataaccttcgtggttgaaaacgacgttaaacaccaaataaaggaaaTTGATGTTTTACGAAGATATAACAATTTGTTGTTCTATACTCTTATTACCCAGTGTAAAGATAGATATGTTTATATTTATAGTACCCGATGTATGCTTTGAGATCAGATATTGCCAGTATATAATTATTCCAGTGTGACTACCACCCCAAccatccaccccccacccccgccctcTCCTAAccctcccctctcacccccgAAATATggtatgtctgcgtgtgtatttgCATGGGTGAAACCAATTTGTATTCCATAATTGTAAACCATGTGGTTGTTTTATGTGATGTCCATGTATATATATTGTAAAATATCAGAAAAATGATTtaaaagtgtttattttttattttttaaagcttcaaagctgaaatgcaatcccatagtccggacttcgtcgaagattgcttaaccaaaatttcaatcaatttggttgaaaaatgatggtgtgacagtgtcgcctcaactttcacaaaaagccggatattaacagctattgtgttttcagcgcagcaatagggcccgatatttagacgagacaagtataatgccgacgagtcgaagacgagtcgcattatacttgttcgagtctaaatatcggaccctattgctacgatgaaaacacaatagcgtttatatagctattctgacattaaaatcatgtttttgtcagcaacaagtaccagaatggtccatgtcgttgattgcagacgacggttccctttctgcatgaagccacggaaataaccgaacattgaaaaacccacggaaatgtattacggagaaaactcgagataaccgtaTGTttggcattacgtcaatatgctaggaatcatatgacgtcatgacgtatcatgcttgcctacgtatattgtatgttcgaaagtctgacttctgttgggaattcgcgtggtgaagactgcggtaaatctgtagatgataagagaacaaggattgtctcagaagaaacgactaaatgtttcagaccggtaacttcatttcaacattgcactatacaatggacgttctatgtgacaggagtttgctgattttgtgttgaaCATTGGAGatatcgtctgctagaatcagagatagttcgcttcagattgcaacttctggaaatttgcaaggtttgttgcctgttaaagaactggattttacacgtaatgtatgtcatgtacagtaagcaacaacaaaaacacaaacacagcaaatggcatcgtctgtcgactagtcacagaaacaaacctggcgaggtatgcgtgtactttatacacgtggaagaaaccggaaccatgcgtctttgtttacgacaatatgcttttggatattgagaaaaatggccgacttccgtagcattatgctttgatgatcggaagagaccatccaatcacagcccccgaattcccccacgtgttcatcagaatagctatatatgttCATAACATACACAAGTCACGGCATAGTATATATCAATGTAAAGCTTATTGATTGCAGCTCTATCTGAATAACATGTTAGATTTGTGAATTATCTCCCTTTGATTGCACCAGACAACAGTTATTGCCCTTTTGTGTGGAAAAAGTGTTTCTTCAATcaaacttgtgttttttgacacTTTCAAATGGAGCATACGTTTTGAGCCGATTTTGTAAAAACACGCGCGCATGATACAAACAAGAGGCATGTGAACCAGATTGTCGACAAAAAATGACCACGGGTGACTACTTAGCGTTGCGCCCTGAAAAAAACCAGGAACTTAGGTGGATTGACAGTGGATTGAGTATTGTAAGCAAGTGTGGCAGTATGCAAGATAACAATCTCAACTGAAATTAAAAGATCAAAGCACATAAAAAGTCCACTTTTTCCTCAAATTTACTAAAAGTTGTCACATACAGAATGCCTTTTTGCTTGTCCACTAATAGTGCAATAACATGGTTTTAAAAGAAAGTTTACGATGGTTTTTCCGTGATATTGTCAGCAGTATCACCAACTATACTGCTTAGCCTGTCAGTTCGTATTTATTACCAAATTCAAAATACAGTCCTCCAGTAAGGGTATCAAATAACATGAGCATCCCGGGCAAAATATAAACATAAAATGTTTTGTTTAAGCCCTGATACAGCGGCCTTTCTCATAGCATAAATTAGGTATGAAACTAACCCGTATTCCCGTTAGCGCAATAAGCCAAAACACTAAAATGTCAGCACATTTCTCGAGAAATCCCAGTTGAAAGAATGTTTTAATATAATTGTATGAACAAAATTACGTTCTCTGCAATTGTTGGGTTATACTCGACCACTGGAACCCAAAAAACATGATCACCAATTAAAAAATATTACGCGAAGCAGTCTTTACcaccatcatcattatcatgcatcaccaccaccaccaccaccactattatcatcatcatcatcatcatcatcatcatcatcatcatcatcaccaccaccaccactatcatcatcatcatcatcatcacctccaccaccactatcatcatcatcatcgtcattatcatcatcaccaccgccaccaccaccacaaataTCATCATCACCATGTCTTATGTGTAGTTGTTCTTGTTGATGGCGGCGGCCAGGTGGCGTCGCTGCTGACCACAGCGATACAGGTtgcgatcatcatcatcatcatgaggttgcgatcatcatcatcatcaccactaccactaccaccaccaccactatcatcatcaccatgTCTTACGTGTATTTAAACTTGTTGATGGCGGCCGCCAGGTGGCGTGGCTGCTGATCACAGCGATACAGGTTGCGGTCATCCATGGTCAGCAGGTCCACGTCCTGCATGACGAAGCAGGTGTAGCGGTCACGCTTCATGGCCTCCAGCACGGCGAGGTTGAGCAGGATTCCCTTGTTAAACGTGCTCCCCTGGTCCTGTCCCAGCAAGGGGAAATTAATCCAAGAGATTGAAAATAAACTTagcaaaaacattattgcacccattttcgaaCTACAACTAAAAcgttcattcccgtgtcatttcattagaACTGTATATGCCATCAAAGGCCCTTCGCTGGGCTATCTGGCAAACCTGTCGGGCGAACGATTTCTGGTATCTATAGGTATCAGGTaaccgccgccgaagtaagggaACCCCCAAATCGATGTGAGGTACCAattgaaaaatcgacaaaaaatcagaataggCTTAACTTGGCACCCTATaaaggaggagaaagccaaatTAATTACCTATTTAGAACAGGTTGTTTGGTTTTCTTATCTTGCGTATCCATTgtgtcatttctactgatgcaggtgtggagcGCGTTGCGTCCATTTTGATGGGTACCatgacacaaagcgctttaTTTCAAAAACGCCTGAATGGATTGATTCGAAACGATAAACCTCAATGCTCAGGTGTGACAAAATCAAAATGAATCAGTATTATCAGTTCAATGAGAACAATATTTGAAgcagagagaaacaaaacacaTACCAACTCTATGAAGAAGGTGAAACACACACCGACTCTATGACGAAGACGGTGAAACACACACCGACTCTAACAGGAAGACGGTGAAACACGTACCGACTCTATGACGAAGACGGTGAAACACGTACCGACTCTATGACGAAGACGGTGAAACACACACCGACTCTAACAGGAAGACGGTGAAACACGTACCGACTCTATGACGAAGACAGTGAAACACATACCGACTCTACCACGAAGACGGTGAAACATGTACCGCCGGTACCGACTCTATGACGAAGACGGTGAAACACATACCGACTCTATGACGAAGATGGTAAAGTCGAGCTGCTGACGAATGAGCACGTGCACCAGGTAGTTGAGCAAGACGCGGAGGTGCGGCCAGCGATTGCGACACGGGATTATGATGGCGGTTTTGTCATGTGGCCGGCAGTCCGGGGGAGAGTAGTGACCACCGTGTCGTAACAGCGGACCCAGCTCTTGTTCAAGCTGTGACATGGGCTTGTCCACTTCCACGATGTCTCTGAAGCCCACTGCAACCAATAGTAGTAAGGTAGAGAGAACGATGAGCAAGACACGGGATGTTCACTGCAACCAATAGTAGTAAGGTAGAGAGAACGATGAGCAAGAGACGGGATGTTCACTGCAACCAATAGTAGTAAGGTAGAGAGAACGATGAGCAAGACACGGGATGTTCACTGCAACCAATAGTAGTAAGGTAGAGAGAACGATGAGCAAGACACGGGATGTTCACTGCAACCAATAGTAGTAAGGTAGAGAGAACAGTGAGCAAGACACGGGATGTCCACTACAACCAATAGTAGTAAGGTAGAGAGAACGATGAGCAAGACACGGGATGTCCACTGCAACCAATAGTAGTAAGGTAGAGAGAACGATGAGCAAGACACGGGATGTCCACTACAACCAATAGTAGTAAGGTAGAGAGAACAGTGAGCAAGACACGGGATGTTCACTACAACCAATAGTAGTAAGGTAGAGAGAACAGTGAGCAGAACACGGGATGTCCACTACAACCAATAGTAGTAAGGTAGAGAGAACGATGAGCAAGACACGGGATGTCCACTGCAACCAATAGTAGTAAGGTAGAGAGAACGATGAGCAACACACGGGATGTCCACTACAACCAATAGTAGTAAGGTAGATAGAACGATGAACAAGACACGGGATGTCCACTACAACCAATAGTAGTAAGGTAGAGAG from Littorina saxatilis isolate snail1 linkage group LG16, US_GU_Lsax_2.0, whole genome shotgun sequence encodes the following:
- the LOC138950666 gene encoding beta-1,4-galactosyltransferase 2-like (The sequence of the model RefSeq protein was modified relative to this genomic sequence to represent the inferred CDS: added 205 bases not found in genome assembly), with protein sequence MRYRPTTKRALRVVVAVFIGSLLIIEVFDGFSFVRETLPDSLRREGLLSFLRGKERPFCPCPHKPPSLLGFRDIVEVDKPMSQLEQELGPLLRHGGHYSPPDCRPHDKTAIIIPCRNRWPHLRVLLNYLVHVLIRQQLDFTIFVIESDQGSTFNKGILLNLAVLEAMKRDRYTCFVMQDVDLLTMDDRNLYRCDQQPRHLAAAINKFKYTLPYPRYSGGVYALSLEQLLKVNGHSNLFFGWGGEDDDIYHRLYHVGYTFTRNPEEMAKYWMIKHKRDKGNERTRQSTMLLQKTMSEKRMFDEGLNTTRYHLDSVEETPLFTWIKATINLTEVLQPAPPYIKSLFENGLQFTNKKPRTR